The following are encoded together in the Spiroplasma apis B31 genome:
- a CDS encoding YitT family ABC transporter has product MNDDILNDKATKTLEDLVIDEPKESFHSKSEQRTIKKAAKELAKNEGNTIELSNIESIVMSKREQRLLVQEYFKSKFWRELGKLALAALMITITFDYFISATGRTGLFPAGVGAIARFLAILTFPTDIGLQSSFYFIYYFTINIPLMIFGYFKLGKKFTFTTVLFIILQIAFDQILQIIPFFNPTDFHIIINFSLIQNLSNSWNTSIWLFIFGSLGGVLLGASYSIVYKIGSSSGGADFLTIFFSKIKNKPVGNLNRNANFMILGFIIIMNSIILPASMLSAEQKMNALYNLSVDDAFQTYTKDGKNLIESLFEYVLGKDNRGPAYLDPAFSKYFDLLGDAKAKEIYSVSELIDYLVSKQPDNNYLYRYLVQLACNNGFGENLAGWTLVKVKLTFIFGPSLFASIVLILCSSATTNALYPKFKLRTYLITTNQPKEINNFFLERGFQNDIVTWDGTNRINKNYLHRSVIMVAMSVMDWDSLEKEVFLIDPQAKINILKTKAVKGIFNYEIKKNDERDFIHRKINSDEMELEKIRQIAIVKLNRETERQNRKNNKKRRDNISLDKNGFVRANKHKNNRMTQKDIYDE; this is encoded by the coding sequence AAAAAGCGAACAACGAACAATAAAAAAAGCAGCAAAAGAACTTGCTAAAAATGAAGGTAACACTATAGAATTAAGCAATATTGAAAGTATAGTTATGTCAAAAAGGGAGCAAAGACTATTGGTTCAAGAGTACTTCAAAAGTAAATTTTGAAGAGAACTAGGAAAACTAGCATTAGCTGCCCTAATGATCACCATAACTTTTGACTACTTTATTTCTGCAACTGGTAGAACAGGTTTGTTTCCCGCTGGAGTTGGTGCAATTGCTCGTTTTCTTGCAATTTTAACTTTCCCAACTGACATTGGACTTCAAAGTTCATTTTATTTCATTTACTACTTCACAATAAACATACCATTGATGATTTTTGGATACTTTAAGCTAGGTAAAAAGTTCACTTTTACTACTGTTTTATTTATAATTTTGCAAATAGCATTTGACCAAATCCTTCAAATCATACCATTTTTCAACCCAACAGATTTTCATATAATTATTAATTTCTCTCTAATTCAAAACCTTTCAAATTCTTGAAATACTTCTATATGGTTATTTATTTTTGGATCATTAGGGGGAGTTTTGTTAGGTGCTTCATATTCAATTGTCTATAAAATCGGTTCATCATCAGGAGGAGCAGATTTTTTAACTATTTTTTTCTCAAAAATTAAGAATAAACCAGTTGGTAATTTAAATAGGAATGCTAATTTCATGATATTAGGTTTCATAATCATAATGAACTCAATCATTCTACCAGCTAGTATGTTGAGTGCAGAACAAAAGATGAATGCCTTGTACAATCTTTCAGTTGATGACGCTTTTCAAACTTACACAAAGGATGGTAAAAACCTAATAGAGTCATTATTTGAATATGTTCTTGGTAAAGACAATCGTGGACCAGCATATTTGGACCCTGCATTCTCAAAATATTTTGATTTATTGGGAGATGCAAAAGCAAAAGAAATTTATAGTGTTTCAGAATTAATTGATTATTTAGTAAGTAAGCAACCTGATAATAATTACCTATACCGTTATTTAGTTCAATTAGCTTGCAACAATGGTTTTGGTGAAAATCTTGCTGGTTGAACACTAGTAAAAGTAAAATTAACTTTTATATTTGGTCCATCATTGTTTGCATCAATTGTCTTAATTTTGTGCAGTTCAGCAACAACAAATGCACTATATCCTAAATTTAAACTAAGAACATACTTAATTACTACTAACCAACCAAAAGAAATAAACAATTTTTTCCTAGAGCGTGGTTTTCAAAATGATATTGTAACTTGAGATGGTACTAACCGAATAAATAAAAACTATTTACACAGAAGTGTTATTATGGTTGCCATGTCAGTTATGGATTGAGACTCCTTAGAAAAAGAAGTTTTTCTAATTGATCCACAGGCTAAAATTAACATTTTAAAAACGAAGGCTGTTAAAGGAATATTTAACTACGAAATCAAGAAAAATGATGAAAGAGATTTCATTCATAGAAAAATAAATTCTGATGAAATGGAATTGGAAAAAATCAGACAAATAGCAATTGTAAAACTTAATAGAGAAACCGAAAGACAGAATCGTAAAAATAATAAGAAAAGAAGAGATAACATAAGCCTCGATAAAAACGGTTTTGTAAGGGCGAATAAGCACAAAAATAACCGTATGACTCAAAAAGATATCTATGATGAATAA
- a CDS encoding protein translocase SecDF, variant type: MKKNQKTNQKNINKNVFRFLTIFLLLCSLALGILFSTWRFSKDYKLGNDFRGYYSALVSVDNVNNEKKANNQPNGDAKEAAKVLEQRLNPMGTNQIIIETAGLNYLKVLSPIEAYKNKIVFQNQIQRKGGAILLNEEYKDLQFKDQERTGINDFFSSAKSTSITTARGKNPAVSFELKGSNFSSLFKAEEGQTSAKLKMSVLIDADGFYNDIRNFYNLVEADKNEEKVNLYFEQIIEPFRNIYNNSETNAKAKLILADFFKGRYTITTSGNNKSYSYVNLLDKNFERKTFLDHFSDFEFLSDTSGYVYDPNAKTDDFKEGGKYAEEVIGYSISSGNDRSTKLGKVNELFNEFNPVMAKFLNTNANSLNKKIYNSLTNYFLFDGTASNSGRLNEASTSVNGAYGYIKDNHFITEYPKDPESKAKMGASVFNASTKGFVFTVNEISEISGSITSLMLSFAIIFMGVIALALMIYIAFLYRVLGIFMIAIILAITGLTLLSTTWFGLTLGPETIIGIILIIALNLEIFVLIFENVKYNIFNKQRGVKTSFNISIKENLGIAIDVIVALIVPSICLFWITSNALQSFAIIISMGMAFSILLTVLFAVILFKMLINTNIFNNNLWLFALNTSFAKNGRPVLNYKIYTLKNKIQKLDYATINDKKIEVLERQKSSLNDSVHSLSSKSQKATLKKIEKIEKKLLNLKSFKIDSKDIDKRKTLQAKLATLETKLAQKEQKHEELHVLKAEKIKEKLNKKINKKITKIKTKISKLDQEKYITKINKLNLAIEELNYVLNDNTETIIEQESEIVTSTKEKLKVKTYEKVIKHGSKLLAFILIILTSIAALVGGLWGPNYDATFGNRTEYTIWGSNIDEFYQNIEAVSNKDEPNNELINIAKNTVKNFNDFEIENPTLEPSSSKRQLKKTQLVSNFIYTVFLDKEYVNYLANTTNAITTYVNHNHSVSYGSKFEYNSKTSDEENYPWISLSVATTNSEQSSIAKNVFQRMGINITNAREDRGFISKRIRPATMLWMSFQMLWTVLAIILGLLIYILIRFKWTYYIAMIVAIILTPAITLGAIVALQIPLGMSSLISIVASISFVCMALFIIFGKARSLIVSKDEKSLNEYFKKEIEYSFNTKSEKKRIKDELFLIKADLKLALKSKDLTVKEKRELYAQFSKTKQEKYLAFKDIKKENKIKISRVAKENNYLKEVMVQTFRFGVKRTYLIGSVYIAVALLLAMTLSPLLAFGISLIIGILSSALVVLFVAIPIWIGLEQLRIRNHLSRKHFINNLKVSGEEQIIEGIND, from the coding sequence GTGAAAAAAAATCAAAAAACAAATCAAAAAAATATTAATAAAAATGTTTTTAGGTTTTTAACAATTTTCTTATTATTATGTTCATTAGCACTTGGAATTTTATTTAGTACATGACGTTTTTCAAAAGATTACAAGCTAGGTAATGACTTTAGGGGTTATTATTCAGCATTGGTTTCAGTTGATAACGTAAATAATGAAAAAAAAGCCAATAACCAACCTAATGGTGATGCAAAAGAGGCAGCCAAGGTATTAGAACAAAGATTAAACCCTATGGGTACAAATCAAATAATAATTGAAACTGCTGGTTTGAATTATTTAAAAGTTTTGTCACCAATAGAAGCATATAAAAACAAAATTGTTTTCCAAAATCAAATTCAAAGAAAGGGTGGAGCCATCCTTTTAAATGAAGAGTACAAAGATTTACAATTCAAAGATCAAGAGAGAACTGGAATTAATGACTTTTTCTCAAGTGCTAAATCTACTTCTATAACTACAGCTAGAGGTAAAAACCCAGCTGTGTCATTTGAATTAAAAGGTTCAAACTTTTCTTCTTTATTTAAAGCAGAAGAAGGTCAAACATCTGCTAAGTTAAAAATGTCAGTATTAATTGATGCTGATGGTTTTTATAATGATATTAGAAACTTCTATAATTTAGTTGAGGCTGATAAAAATGAAGAAAAAGTAAATCTTTACTTCGAACAAATAATCGAACCATTTAGAAATATTTATAATAATAGCGAAACAAATGCTAAAGCTAAGCTGATATTAGCTGACTTTTTTAAAGGTCGTTATACAATTACAACTTCTGGTAATAATAAATCTTATTCTTATGTTAATTTACTTGACAAAAATTTTGAAAGAAAAACATTTTTAGACCACTTTAGTGATTTTGAATTTCTATCAGATACTTCTGGGTATGTTTATGATCCCAATGCTAAGACTGATGATTTCAAAGAAGGTGGAAAATATGCCGAAGAAGTTATTGGTTATTCAATATCAAGCGGTAATGACCGCAGTACAAAATTAGGTAAAGTAAATGAATTATTCAATGAGTTTAACCCTGTTATGGCTAAGTTTCTTAATACAAATGCTAACTCATTGAATAAAAAGATTTATAATTCTTTAACAAATTACTTCTTATTTGATGGTACTGCTTCAAATAGTGGAAGATTAAATGAAGCTTCTACATCAGTTAATGGTGCTTATGGTTATATAAAAGATAATCATTTTATTACAGAGTACCCTAAAGATCCTGAATCTAAAGCTAAAATGGGTGCATCTGTATTTAACGCTTCTACAAAAGGTTTTGTTTTCACAGTAAACGAAATTTCAGAAATATCTGGTTCAATTACTAGTTTAATGCTTTCATTCGCTATTATATTTATGGGTGTTATCGCCTTAGCATTGATGATTTATATAGCCTTTTTATATAGGGTATTAGGTATTTTCATGATTGCAATAATATTAGCGATTACAGGCCTTACATTGTTATCTACTACTTGATTTGGACTAACTTTAGGACCTGAAACAATCATTGGAATAATTTTAATTATCGCTCTCAACCTTGAAATATTTGTCCTTATATTTGAAAATGTTAAGTACAATATTTTCAATAAACAAAGGGGAGTCAAGACAAGTTTCAACATTTCAATTAAAGAAAACCTTGGTATTGCCATTGATGTTATAGTTGCCCTAATTGTGCCAAGTATTTGTTTATTTTGAATTACTTCTAACGCACTTCAGTCATTTGCAATAATAATTTCAATGGGAATGGCTTTCTCAATATTGTTGACAGTTTTATTTGCTGTAATCTTATTCAAAATGTTAATAAATACAAATATCTTCAATAATAATCTATGATTATTTGCATTAAACACTAGTTTCGCCAAAAATGGTAGACCAGTGTTAAATTACAAAATATACACTTTGAAAAATAAAATTCAAAAACTAGATTATGCAACAATTAATGATAAAAAAATTGAAGTTTTAGAAAGACAAAAGTCTTCTTTAAATGACTCAGTTCATTCATTGTCAAGTAAAAGTCAAAAAGCTACGCTTAAAAAAATAGAGAAAATAGAGAAGAAATTATTAAATCTAAAGAGTTTCAAAATAGATTCAAAAGATATTGATAAAAGAAAAACTTTACAAGCTAAATTAGCAACTTTAGAAACTAAATTAGCACAAAAAGAACAGAAACACGAAGAACTGCATGTGTTAAAAGCTGAAAAAATAAAAGAGAAACTTAACAAAAAAATAAACAAAAAAATAACTAAAATCAAAACTAAAATCTCTAAGTTAGATCAAGAAAAATATATTACTAAGATAAATAAATTAAATTTAGCTATCGAAGAACTAAATTATGTTTTGAACGATAATACAGAAACAATTATCGAGCAAGAAAGTGAAATAGTTACTTCAACTAAAGAAAAGTTGAAAGTAAAAACTTATGAAAAGGTTATTAAACACGGATCTAAACTACTCGCATTTATTTTAATTATTTTAACTTCAATAGCAGCCTTGGTTGGTGGTTTATGAGGACCTAATTACGACGCAACATTTGGTAACAGAACCGAGTATACAATTTGAGGAAGTAACATTGATGAGTTCTATCAAAATATCGAAGCGGTATCTAATAAAGATGAACCGAATAATGAATTAATAAATATTGCGAAAAACACAGTTAAAAACTTCAATGATTTTGAAATTGAGAATCCTACTCTAGAACCTAGTTCATCTAAAAGACAACTTAAGAAAACTCAATTAGTAAGTAATTTCATATATACAGTATTTCTTGACAAAGAATATGTAAATTATCTAGCGAATACTACAAATGCGATAACTACATATGTTAATCATAATCATAGTGTCTCATATGGTTCTAAATTTGAATATAATTCTAAAACATCTGATGAAGAAAATTATCCATGAATTTCTTTATCAGTAGCAACAACTAACTCAGAGCAATCATCAATTGCTAAAAACGTTTTCCAAAGAATGGGAATTAACATCACGAACGCTCGTGAAGACAGAGGGTTTATTTCAAAAAGAATTAGACCAGCTACTATGCTATGAATGTCATTCCAAATGCTATGAACAGTTCTAGCTATTATATTAGGCTTATTAATTTATATATTGATAAGATTCAAATGAACATACTATATTGCGATGATTGTGGCAATCATATTAACTCCTGCAATTACCCTTGGTGCTATTGTTGCATTACAAATACCATTAGGAATGAGCTCATTAATATCTATTGTTGCTTCTATCTCATTTGTATGTATGGCATTATTTATAATTTTTGGAAAAGCAAGGTCATTAATTGTTTCAAAAGATGAAAAGAGTTTAAATGAATACTTCAAAAAAGAAATTGAATATTCATTCAACACTAAATCAGAAAAAAAACGTATCAAGGATGAACTTTTCTTAATTAAAGCAGATCTTAAATTAGCACTCAAAAGTAAAGATTTAACTGTTAAAGAAAAAAGAGAACTGTATGCACAGTTCAGTAAGACAAAACAAGAAAAATATTTAGCATTTAAAGATATCAAAAAAGAAAACAAAATCAAAATTTCTAGAGTAGCAAAAGAGAATAATTACCTTAAAGAAGTGATGGTTCAAACATTTAGGTTTGGTGTTAAAAGAACTTATTTAATTGGATCGGTATATATAGCTGTTGCCTTACTATTGGCGATGACACTATCACCACTATTAGCATTTGGTATCAGTTTAATTATAGGTATATTATCATCAGCATTAGTTGTATTATTTGTAGCAATACCAATATGAATTGGTTTAGAACAATTAAGAATTAGAAATCATCTTTCAAGAAAACACTTCATCAACAACCTTAAAGTTTCTGGTGAAGAGCAAATTATTGAAGGTATAAATGATTAA
- a CDS encoding adenine phosphoribosyltransferase, with translation MDLKKYIWDVQDFPIKGITFKDITPVLNDIEAFKYTVDQMSEYVKSRGANVIVAPEARGFVFASAVAYVTGCRFVLVRKPNKLPRKVKDIKYDLEYGSGHIQIHEDDLKANDKVVIIDDVLATGGTMEAIINLVEDSNASVEGIVFLADITSLHKPEIFDKYDWKTLVSY, from the coding sequence ATGGATTTAAAAAAATATATTTGAGATGTTCAAGATTTTCCAATAAAAGGAATAACTTTTAAAGATATCACACCTGTCCTAAATGACATAGAAGCTTTTAAATATACTGTAGACCAAATGTCTGAATATGTTAAAAGCAGAGGAGCAAACGTAATTGTAGCTCCAGAAGCAAGAGGATTTGTTTTCGCAAGTGCTGTTGCATATGTTACTGGTTGCCGTTTTGTTTTAGTAAGAAAACCAAACAAACTACCCAGAAAAGTAAAAGATATTAAGTATGATTTAGAATACGGTTCTGGTCATATTCAAATTCATGAGGACGATCTTAAAGCGAATGATAAAGTTGTTATCATTGATGACGTTCTTGCAACTGGTGGAACTATGGAGGCTATTATAAACTTAGTCGAAGATAGCAATGCTTCAGTTGAAGGAATTGTCTTTCTAGCTGATATAACTTCACTTCATAAACCAGAAATATTTGATAAATACGATTGAAAAACACTAGTTAGTTACTAA
- a CDS encoding RelA/SpoT family protein, which yields MFEDSGSFNFVECRDVEILITEIKKYIQNPKIIAEIKEAYDYAEEKHRPQKRKNGDPFIIHPLSTAYYLAQWRMGPKTIIAGLLHDVIEDTPVTFDEIEELYGNDVADIVEAVTKVSYFTKENRAQMKANYLRKLFVSMIRDIRVIIVKIADRMHNLLTLKYMTPEKQKIIAKETLDIYSTIAHRIGMKSAKNLLEDHSFYFLNPEEFEKITQLLEESKEARTQMISEIINDINKRVENELKDEQLTIFGRSKTIYSIYKKMSIFGKSFSDINDILAVRIITNTVDECYKLLGWVHQMYTPLSGRFKDYIATPKNNLYQSLHTTLANRDGIIFEVQIRTKEMDDIAEHGAAAHWKYKEGEGNVDVATKQREIDEKVDMFTRLMNLEKLASDGMEVEYNESGIGNLEQEIEETVKSDYLAPLIYILTPDGHVVTLPFGSTVLDFAYKIHTEIGNKTIGAKINGVFSPYNTTLNSGEMVEIQTSKEAAPTEKWLRFIRTSTARKAIEAYLAERKKIEEEKEKITNQKIIRNTKREIDRYIVANNLKWQINSIDEIQKKLKVLDYKNIDAFLLSIGKGDFSIPEAVEVVYVSKEELRDVEKINDLKTRKYISVKGRDDLKINGIEQVSCSIAQCCYPIPMEKVTSFMSKTKGIQVHRSECINIVNIRKVHNLLPTEWVPKKVVGKKYATKIRLVTYDRVGILADIIQVFTNRRVNITEAKLITVEEEFLGKGSLIIEVENTEHLNQTMTALAEIAGVSKVTRALTSGDNFE from the coding sequence ATGTTCGAAGATTCAGGTAGTTTTAATTTTGTAGAATGTCGAGACGTTGAAATTTTAATAACTGAGATAAAAAAGTATATTCAAAATCCAAAAATTATTGCAGAGATTAAAGAAGCTTATGACTATGCTGAAGAAAAACATAGACCTCAAAAAAGAAAAAATGGAGATCCATTTATAATACATCCATTATCAACAGCATATTATTTGGCTCAATGAAGAATGGGACCTAAAACAATAATTGCTGGACTATTACATGATGTTATTGAAGACACACCCGTAACATTTGATGAAATAGAAGAATTATATGGAAATGATGTTGCTGATATTGTTGAAGCAGTTACTAAGGTGAGTTATTTTACTAAAGAAAACCGCGCACAGATGAAAGCAAATTATTTGAGAAAACTTTTTGTTTCTATGATAAGGGATATAAGAGTTATCATTGTAAAAATTGCGGATAGAATGCATAATCTATTAACTCTTAAATATATGACACCAGAAAAGCAAAAAATTATTGCAAAAGAAACTCTGGATATATATTCAACAATCGCCCACAGAATTGGAATGAAGTCTGCGAAAAACCTTTTAGAAGACCACAGTTTTTATTTTTTAAATCCAGAAGAATTTGAAAAAATAACTCAGCTTTTAGAAGAAAGTAAAGAAGCAAGAACACAAATGATTAGTGAAATCATAAATGATATAAATAAAAGAGTGGAAAATGAATTAAAAGATGAACAATTAACTATTTTTGGTAGATCGAAAACAATATATTCTATTTATAAAAAAATGTCTATCTTTGGAAAGTCTTTCTCAGATATTAATGATATTTTAGCTGTTCGTATTATAACCAATACTGTTGATGAATGTTATAAATTATTAGGTTGAGTTCATCAAATGTATACGCCTTTATCGGGAAGGTTTAAAGATTATATTGCAACACCTAAAAACAATTTATACCAATCTTTACATACAACTCTAGCCAACAGGGACGGGATAATTTTTGAAGTACAAATAAGAACCAAAGAAATGGATGATATCGCTGAACACGGGGCTGCAGCTCACTGGAAATATAAAGAAGGCGAAGGAAATGTTGACGTAGCTACAAAACAAAGAGAAATAGATGAAAAAGTAGATATGTTTACAAGACTAATGAATCTTGAAAAACTAGCTTCTGATGGTATGGAAGTGGAATATAACGAAAGTGGAATTGGCAATCTAGAACAAGAAATTGAAGAAACTGTTAAATCAGACTATCTTGCTCCCTTGATATATATTTTAACCCCTGATGGTCATGTTGTTACGTTACCCTTTGGTTCTACAGTTTTAGATTTTGCATATAAAATACACACTGAAATTGGTAATAAAACAATCGGTGCAAAAATCAATGGGGTTTTCTCTCCTTATAATACAACCTTAAACTCGGGTGAAATGGTTGAGATACAAACTTCAAAAGAAGCAGCTCCAACAGAAAAATGACTTCGTTTTATTAGAACTTCCACTGCCCGTAAGGCAATTGAAGCTTATTTAGCTGAACGTAAGAAAATCGAAGAAGAAAAAGAAAAAATAACTAATCAAAAAATAATTAGAAATACTAAAAGAGAAATCGATAGATACATCGTAGCTAACAACTTAAAATGACAGATAAACTCGATAGATGAAATTCAAAAGAAGCTTAAAGTACTAGATTACAAGAATATTGATGCTTTCTTACTTTCTATTGGTAAAGGTGATTTTTCGATTCCTGAAGCCGTTGAAGTCGTTTATGTTTCTAAAGAAGAATTACGAGATGTTGAAAAAATTAATGATCTTAAAACAAGAAAATATATTTCTGTAAAAGGAAGAGATGACTTAAAAATCAACGGGATTGAACAAGTTAGTTGTTCAATCGCTCAATGTTGTTATCCAATTCCAATGGAAAAAGTAACTAGTTTTATGTCAAAAACTAAAGGAATACAAGTTCATAGGAGTGAATGTATCAATATTGTAAATATTAGGAAGGTCCACAACCTTTTACCAACTGAGTGAGTTCCAAAAAAAGTAGTTGGAAAAAAATACGCAACAAAAATTAGATTAGTAACTTACGATAGAGTTGGTATCTTGGCAGATATAATCCAAGTTTTCACAAATCGTAGAGTTAATATTACAGAAGCAAAGTTAATAACAGTGGAAGAAGAATTTTTAGGAAAAGGTAGCTTAATTATTGAAGTTGAAAATACTGAACATTTGAACCAAACTATGACAGCGCTTGCTGAAATTGCTGGAGTTTCTAAGGTGACAAGAGCATTAACATCAGGAGATAATTTTGAATAA
- a CDS encoding ABC transporter, producing MRNLFKSLSIEIQTRVLSSPKRIIKFFGVLIVPFLYAFVLIMAFWNPMANLGRVPASFLDNEGTYFTYKNLAAKKYGVLVDKNGKVFKTKDEIVKAKDNDNLYLNTTNENITYMYDDKLTSETSLFDTLIKNGVFKPNDANYKNKEETKWSTKNLSNITFNNFSYLQGEKAKKEYKNKSDFVQVYVPENFSAHLLKELYEILSHSIQLKDFTTEKLKLYTTFERNYVVGYFFENILKNKDALMAGILIQTLREFSGLFPQWSEIADKLKLDSFIDTQSGGSKEGYYGIGLGQLFITLGLFVGAFVQTFIYDRAKRFIKANAIQWYFSKTLLMYLTGVLQATLLLATLSLSPFNIIGSSALLSTWLWMLFIELIIVICVQALWFSFRDETVGRFMVIVYMVMNISSGWGTFPAILQFGIFHFLSHFAIFSYSISGFGAIFFSISENGFNIIDTLYLLKQAGFLSLFLLFFITLGIYGAIKRNREICFGTYKGKQITNALDILGMEEYKNNFFTKLGFLKLYKWHNIKQLEYNQELKKHINESHPWEKQFKWFKKKGYTDVKKPNESDNDIMSRNDSTEV from the coding sequence ATGAGAAATTTATTTAAAAGTTTATCAATTGAAATACAAACACGGGTATTATCATCACCAAAAAGAATAATTAAATTCTTTGGTGTACTAATAGTACCTTTTTTATATGCCTTTGTTTTAATTATGGCATTTTGAAATCCAATGGCAAATTTAGGAAGAGTACCAGCTTCTTTTTTGGATAACGAAGGAACATACTTTACCTATAAGAATTTAGCTGCTAAAAAATATGGTGTTTTAGTTGATAAAAATGGTAAAGTATTCAAAACAAAAGATGAAATAGTAAAAGCTAAGGATAATGATAATCTTTATTTAAATACAACTAATGAAAATATTACTTACATGTATGATGATAAACTCACCAGTGAAACAAGTCTTTTTGATACTTTAATTAAAAACGGTGTATTTAAACCAAATGATGCGAATTACAAAAATAAAGAAGAAACAAAATGGTCAACAAAAAATCTATCAAATATTACATTTAATAATTTCAGCTACTTGCAAGGTGAAAAAGCAAAAAAAGAATATAAAAACAAATCCGATTTTGTGCAAGTTTATGTACCTGAGAATTTCTCTGCACATTTATTAAAAGAACTTTATGAAATATTATCGCACTCTATTCAATTAAAGGATTTTACAACAGAAAAACTTAAGTTATACACAACTTTCGAAAGGAATTATGTTGTAGGTTACTTTTTTGAAAATATATTAAAAAATAAAGATGCACTTATGGCAGGGATATTGATACAAACATTACGTGAGTTTAGTGGATTATTTCCTCAATGAAGTGAAATAGCTGATAAATTAAAGTTAGATAGTTTCATTGACACTCAAAGTGGTGGTTCTAAAGAGGGATATTATGGAATTGGTTTAGGTCAATTATTTATAACTCTTGGACTATTTGTTGGTGCCTTTGTACAAACTTTCATTTATGATCGTGCAAAAAGATTTATCAAAGCAAATGCGATCCAATGATATTTTTCAAAAACACTACTTATGTATTTGACTGGCGTTTTACAAGCGACTTTACTTTTAGCAACATTATCTTTGTCACCATTTAATATAATCGGTTCAAGTGCCTTATTATCAACTTGATTATGAATGTTATTCATAGAATTGATAATAGTTATTTGTGTTCAAGCATTATGATTTAGTTTTAGAGACGAGACGGTTGGGAGATTTATGGTCATAGTATATATGGTTATGAACATTTCGAGTGGTTGAGGAACTTTCCCTGCAATCTTGCAATTTGGTATCTTCCATTTTTTAAGTCATTTCGCAATATTTAGTTATTCTATTAGTGGATTTGGAGCTATTTTCTTTAGTATTAGTGAGAATGGATTTAACATTATAGATACCTTGTACTTACTAAAACAAGCTGGTTTCTTGAGCTTATTTTTGTTATTTTTTATAACCTTAGGAATTTATGGAGCAATTAAAAGAAATAGGGAGATTTGTTTTGGTACTTACAAAGGAAAACAAATAACCAATGCTTTGGATATTTTAGGAATGGAAGAATATAAAAACAACTTCTTCACTAAGTTAGGCTTTTTAAAACTTTATAAATGACATAACATCAAACAATTAGAATATAATCAAGAATTGAAAAAACACATAAATGAAAGTCATCCATGAGAAAAACAATTCAAATGATTTAAGAAAAAAGGTTACACTGATGTAAAAAAACCTAATGAATCAGATAACGACATCATGAGTAGAAACGACAGCACTGAGGTTTAA